The DNA segment AAGGCAGTCTTTGATTATCTCAGAGACTGACGGATGGGGGAAAATTATTTCTTTGATATCCTGAACTCTCAACTCCATTTCCATCATGGCTGCCGCCGAATGGATGATTTCAGAGCTGTATACTCCCAGCATATGAACTCCTAACAGGAGTCCACTGCCCTCTTCCACAACAACCTTGCACATACCGGGCTCTTTTTTGCCCTGTTCTGCCAGAAACCGGCCGTTGGCGCGCATCTGCACGGTGGCCGTCTGTACTGCATATCCGGCTTCTTTGGCCTGGGTCTCTGTGAGACCGCATCCTGCTGCTTCGGGGTCCGTATAAACCGCCCAGGGAACCGCATCGTAACGCATCCGGTCGGGCACGCCGAGGATGGTGTTCACTGCGACTTCTCCCATGCGGGAAGCCGAATGGGCCAGAAGAGACCGGCCATTCACATCACCGATAGCGAATATTCCAGGGAGATTGGTCTTCATCTGCTCGTCCACACGGATGCCCTGAGGAGCCACATCCAGACCGATCTTTTCCAGTCCCAGAGTAAGGGGACGACGTCCCACCGACATGAGGACCAGATCGGCATCCAGAGCCGTTTCTGTTCCGTCTTTTTCAAAATACACTTTTGACTTGTCTATTTTTGTGACCTTGGCCTTCAGGTGAAAATCGACCTTGGCCATGCTCTTTCTGAGGGCTGCTGAAAATTCAGTGTCCATCAGGGGAATGATCTCATCCATCATCTCCACGACAGCCACATTCACTCCGACAGCACTGAAGAAGGAAGCAAACTCGACTCCGATCACTCCCCCGCCGATGACGACAAGATTCTGAGGAAGTGTCTCCACATTAAGAATCCCCACATTGGTCAGCACATGAGGCAGATTAGCTCCGGGAATGGGAGGAACAAAGGCTGTTGAACCTGAGGCAACAAAAAGGTTGTCAAAACCATACTCTTTGCCCTCGGCCATAACGGTCTTGGGGGAT comes from the Oceanispirochaeta sp. genome and includes:
- the lpdA gene encoding dihydrolipoyl dehydrogenase, with product MEKYDLIVIGAGPGGYIAAERAGHAGKKVLLIEKEQLGGVCTNWGCIPTKSLLNSSKLYKKALHGEEYGVMASNVTFSLEKAMAHKQDTIETLRKGIAYLMKKNKVDVVFAEASVTSPKTVMAEGKEYGFDNLFVASGSTAFVPPIPGANLPHVLTNVGILNVETLPQNLVVIGGGVIGVEFASFFSAVGVNVAVVEMMDEIIPLMDTEFSAALRKSMAKVDFHLKAKVTKIDKSKVYFEKDGTETALDADLVLMSVGRRPLTLGLEKIGLDVAPQGIRVDEQMKTNLPGIFAIGDVNGRSLLAHSASRMGEVAVNTILGVPDRMRYDAVPWAVYTDPEAAGCGLTETQAKEAGYAVQTATVQMRANGRFLAEQGKKEPGMCKVVVEEGSGLLLGVHMLGVYSSEIIHSAAAMMEMELRVQDIKEIIFPHPSVSEIIKDCLWEL